A region of the Candidatus Borreliella tachyglossi genome:
AATATACAGGAGAAGTAATTTTTGCAAACCTGCCTTTAATGTTTGCCGCTGCAATTCCAATTGGACTTGCAAAGGTTGAAAAAGGAACGGCAGCTCTTGCTGGAGTTGTAGGATTCCTAGTTATGCATCAAACCATAAACGGAGTATTATTCATCCAAGGCATTAATGCTGATACTGTAAAGGTAGGTGAGCTAATCAAAAACCTCGGGATGACTGAGGTAGAAGCAATTTCAAAAAGTCAAGAATACACAAGTGTACTTGGTATTTTTTCTCTTCAAATGAGTGTAATGGGAGGAATGGTCGCAGGATTTATTGCAGTATTTCTTCATAACAGATTCCATAATATCCAACTACCTACATTTCTAGCATTCTTTGGAGGAACAAGATTTGTTCCAATTATAGCCACAATTGTAATGTTTGTAGCAGGAACAATTCTAACATTCATTTGGCCATTCGTTCAAGGAATCATGACTTCATTTGGAGGAGTTGTAGAACAGTCTGGACTTTTCGGTTCATTTGCATATGGAGCAATAAAAAGGTCTTTAATACCCTTTGGACTTCACCACATATTTTATATGCCATTCTGGCAAACATCTGTGGGTGGGTCATTAGAAATTAACGGCGAAATAGTTTCAGGAGCACAAAATATATTCTTCAAACAACTTGCAGATCCCAATACCATTCATTTTGAAGTTGCGAGAGGAACAAGATTTTTCAGTGGTGAATTTATAGTAATGATTTTTGGATTACCTGGAGCCGCTCTTGCTATGTATCATACTTCAAGAACTGAGAATAAGAAAAATGTAGCTTCTCTATTGCTATCAGCTAGCTTTACATCAATGCTAACAGGAATAACAGAACCTATTGAATTTGCATTCCTTTTCGCAGCTCCTGCACTTTATTATTTTGTATATGTGCCTTTATTTGGATTATCTCATCTCTTAGCCCATCTTTTCAATATCGGGGTTGGACTAACATTCTCTGGAGGCTTCATTGACATGTTCCTCTTTGGGATACTACAAGGAAACAGCAAAACAACTTGGATAATGATTCCTTTTCTTGGAATCTTTTACTTTATAGGATTCTACTTCATATTTAAATTTGTAATTATAAGATTCAATCTAAAAACACCGGGTCGTGAAGTTGAAGATGAAGAATTTGTACAAACAAGTTCTACAAAAACAGAGATATCAGAAACTGCTAGAAAAGTACTAGAAGGACTTGGAGGTAAAAGCAACATCACATATCTTGATGCATGTGCCTCAAGACTAAGAGTTAATGTAAATAATATGGTACTGGTAAAATCTGATGCCTATTTTAAAGCTCTTGGTGCAAGCGGAATGCTGAAAAAAGGCAACGCTGTTCAAATTGTATTTGGAGGACTATCTGACAATATAAAAATGGAAATAGACAAACTCGCATAAGTATTCAATAATGCAAATTACATATAAAAGGAGAGTTATTTAAAAAGCTCTTCTTTTTACTTTATTAAGAAGGATAAGTATATGTATAAATATCAATATTTTATTTCTGGAAAAGTACAAGGTGTAGGATTTAGGCTTTTTACAGAACATGAAGCAATGAAACTGAAAATAAAAGGACTTGTTAAGAATTTAGATGATGGGAGAGTTGAAATAGTTGCTTTTTTTAAAAATAAAGAACAAGTTGAATTATTTGAAAGTATCCTAAAAAAAGGCAATGGTTGTTCAAGGATTGAAAAAATTGAAAAAAAAGTTTTAGATGAAAAATATCCTTTTGATTTTAAAAACTTTAATTCTTACTACTAATGTTTTTCCCTTTAAGTAATACTTTCATCCTGCCAATTTTATTGTTACCTTTACTTGAAAAGTTAAGAAAGTTAGAAGCAGATTTAAAGAAATGCTCAACCCTAAACTTTAAAAACTCTAAAGACTTTTTGTCTTTACAAAAAATGTTAAGGTTTCCATCTGAAAATTTAATATCAAGTCCATAATTGGTGTCTGTTTTTAAAAAGTTACATGAGATAAAATCACCATTCAATTTACTTCTATTAAAAAGAAGGAAATATTTGTTACCCCTCTTAGAATCTTTAAAATGAATCTTTAACCATTCCTGCATTGGTTCAATTACAACCAGACTATCATAAAGATAAGAAATATAAATCATTCTATTATTATCGACACTTAAAACTTTTTTAAAAAAATAAAGAAATCCTGTCTTCATGTCCATTAATAAATATATTACATATCAATTTATTTTAAAAAGCCTTAACTTAATTAGAAACAGCTTCTGCCTTACAAGCGAAATTAATTTTTATAATAATTCTACACATTATATCCAAATATTATGGCCAAATACTCACCAAGCTTTGCATAATTATAATTATATCCATACGTTTGCTTGAAACTCTTACGAATTCTCACATTAAGACCTCGGATCATTTCCAATTCCCTTAAATTATCATTTACCATTAAATCTCTAATCACATGCAGAGTTTTTGTATAATTATCATCCATAACATGGCATTTCTCTATAAGCATATCTAATTTTTCTCTAGTAATAACAGAATATGTGGTTTTACGCCTGATATATGTGTATATCCTCTTTTTGAGCAACTTCAACAAATCAATATCAGCATTGTCATCTAAGTTCTCTAATATATAACGATTATAATGAAAAGCTGTTATGATATCATCTTGCTCATGTCCTAAAACAGTAGTGATCCATAAATTTAACTCCATATTCTTTGGAGCAAATGCAAGATAAGAAAATCTACTATAAAGTCTTCTGCAAAAATAGACCGATTCTTCGGGTTCAAATATCTCCTCAAAAATCTTGCGAAATAATCTATTATAACTATAAGCAAGATTTGCAGATATTGTTTCTTTTGAAAGTTTATCTGTTCTCTCCATGTATCTTATCTCTTTTATTGAATCAATAATTAATCTAGAATCAGCAAAGGTAGGAAAAACAATTTCATGAATTAAATTCTTTTCCTTCTTTTTTGCAATATGTTTCATGAAAATATGTTCCTTATCCTCAACATGAAATTCAGATACTTTCATTATCTCAACAGGACGTCGTCCTGTTGCCATTAATACCCCATAAAACTTCAATCTTATATCTCGCCTTTGAGTCAACAAGATATTTATTATCTCGACATAAGTGTTTAAGTTAATCTTAACCGATATCAGTTCTCTCCTATAGCTATTAATTTTTGAAACCCTATAATGATGTGAATAACTATTTAACCATTCAGGACTTTTAAATAACTTTAGAAAAGCTTCAAAATAGACCTTTTTATCCAAAAGATTATTATCTCTCATCAATTCTTCAATCCTACACAAATCTTTTATGCCTATATTAGAAATCTCTTTTATTTTTTTAGGAGTCCAAAAAAATAAAAGTTTATTTTTCTTTCTTATGTCCTCAATCACAGAGAGATTGATATACTCCTTTATTATCTTACGAGTTTTAGAAAGATTTAATATAATTGAAAGATTGGTAAACTTATCCTTTCTTAAGAGAATGTTTTTATGTTTGCGAGCAAGAACTTCCAAATTCTTATTTAAGCTAGAATACGATATCTCATACTTTAAATACTTAATATATACTTTTTCTAAACTCTCCCTAAAAGATTCAAGGTCTTTTTTTATATTAGCTTTCAAAGGCATACTAAATAAATTATAACAAGAAACAAACATAAGAACATCAATTTAAATTACTCTCAATTTCTCAAATAATAATAATAAAATGTAATATCAATATATTTATCAA
Encoded here:
- a CDS encoding protelomerase family protein; this encodes MPLKANIKKDLESFRESLEKVYIKYLKYEISYSSLNKNLEVLARKHKNILLRKDKFTNLSIILNLSKTRKIIKEYINLSVIEDIRKKNKLLFFWTPKKIKEISNIGIKDLCRIEELMRDNNLLDKKVYFEAFLKLFKSPEWLNSYSHHYRVSKINSYRRELISVKINLNTYVEIINILLTQRRDIRLKFYGVLMATGRRPVEIMKVSEFHVEDKEHIFMKHIAKKKEKNLIHEIVFPTFADSRLIIDSIKEIRYMERTDKLSKETISANLAYSYNRLFRKIFEEIFEPEESVYFCRRLYSRFSYLAFAPKNMELNLWITTVLGHEQDDIITAFHYNRYILENLDDNADIDLLKLLKKRIYTYIRRKTTYSVITREKLDMLIEKCHVMDDNYTKTLHVIRDLMVNDNLRELEMIRGLNVRIRKSFKQTYGYNYNYAKLGEYLAIIFGYNV
- a CDS encoding acylphosphatase; amino-acid sequence: MYKYQYFISGKVQGVGFRLFTEHEAMKLKIKGLVKNLDDGRVEIVAFFKNKEQVELFESILKKGNGCSRIEKIEKKVLDEKYPFDFKNFNSYY
- a CDS encoding PTS transporter subunit EIIC, translated to MSTSSGSIFTTLQKVGKAFMLPIALLPAAGILLGIGGAFTNTTMIQAYGLEGILGQGTVVSSILHLMKYTGEVIFANLPLMFAAAIPIGLAKVEKGTAALAGVVGFLVMHQTINGVLFIQGINADTVKVGELIKNLGMTEVEAISKSQEYTSVLGIFSLQMSVMGGMVAGFIAVFLHNRFHNIQLPTFLAFFGGTRFVPIIATIVMFVAGTILTFIWPFVQGIMTSFGGVVEQSGLFGSFAYGAIKRSLIPFGLHHIFYMPFWQTSVGGSLEINGEIVSGAQNIFFKQLADPNTIHFEVARGTRFFSGEFIVMIFGLPGAALAMYHTSRTENKKNVASLLLSASFTSMLTGITEPIEFAFLFAAPALYYFVYVPLFGLSHLLAHLFNIGVGLTFSGGFIDMFLFGILQGNSKTTWIMIPFLGIFYFIGFYFIFKFVIIRFNLKTPGREVEDEEFVQTSSTKTEISETARKVLEGLGGKSNITYLDACASRLRVNVNNMVLVKSDAYFKALGASGMLKKGNAVQIVFGGLSDNIKMEIDKLA